In one Stenotrophomonas maltophilia genomic region, the following are encoded:
- a CDS encoding hybrid sensor histidine kinase/response regulator, whose amino-acid sequence MVSSWILLLVSVAYAALLFGVAWWGDRRPMYPDRPWLRPVVYSLALAVYCSSWTFYGAVGTAVRNGIGYLPIYIGPLLLLLFGWRIIERLALIARSQNVVSIADFISSRFGRSRRLAALVAIIALIGIVPYLALQYKAVAMSLQVLTGNTGPTGFFSDPALYVALLMALFATLFGTRQVDATEHHHGMMLAIALESVIKLLAMLAVGVFAYVWLTDRTDAVVESVHTLFTGLPPVGFISQTLLSFLAIVCLPRQFHVAVVECGDVRDVRRARWMFGGYLVLISAMVLPIATAGVTLFGTGGSVADDAMVLALPLAEGRNALALVAYVGGFSAATGMVIVSSIALATMVSNDLVMPVLLRRSGDHQEAADVASRVLWIRRLAILLLALMAYSYYRSSSNDSTLASYGLMAFAAVAQFAPGLIGGLYWRGASRRGVETGMLLGFATWLYTLLLPAMTMAGWVDAGWVQQGPFGIEWLRPQQLFGMTGWDPLTHGTFWSLLVNAATMMLVSARWRPGVDERLRAAPFLDPYAERPSVAGGWPGHVHVGDLLALASRVVGERHARRSFFEQAQSLGRELQSSAPADRPWVQFTERLLAASIGAASARLLLTSLLRGSGMDLGEVVAVLDEAGQELRFNREILSTTLENISAGVSVVDPDMRLTAWNRRYQDMFGYPDGMLYVGRPVADLIRYNAERGELGEGDIEVQINRRIGYMRAGSPHVFERTRSDGKVIEMRGQALPGGGYVTSYNDITDYKHAEKALLEANETLEQRVAERSHEAEAAQQSKTRFLAAISHDVLQPLNAARLFASALRDSVHVSDEQKHLAERVDASLRAAEELLDGLLDVSRLDAGGLHPVIGEFDVSALMRELAAQYTPVAAGRGLRLDLFARPAWVRSDRRLLRRVLQNFLANALRYTRQGRIVLAVRHRGEEVELQVWDTGPGIPEHHMRQIFDEFHRYQQPFDWGEQGLGLGLSICQRISRLLDHRLNARSRVGSGSMFSIILPRVAPLPGYTEPATAVQVAATPVRSDSLAGLRVLCVDNDEEILDGMRALLGRWQVQVITAATVDQALEKIAERPQVMLVDYHLHDRMDGLDALVALREAAGYPLPGALLTADGRDELKRMARERGYRVLTKPIKPASLRAFLGALRDAGSNEA is encoded by the coding sequence GTGGTCTCCAGCTGGATCCTGCTGCTGGTCTCGGTTGCCTATGCCGCACTGCTGTTCGGCGTGGCATGGTGGGGCGACCGTCGGCCGATGTACCCGGACCGGCCCTGGCTGCGGCCGGTGGTCTACAGCCTGGCGCTGGCCGTGTACTGCTCGTCCTGGACCTTCTATGGCGCGGTGGGCACCGCCGTGCGCAACGGTATCGGCTACCTGCCGATCTACATCGGGCCGCTGCTGCTGCTGCTGTTCGGCTGGCGCATCATCGAGCGCCTGGCCCTGATCGCCCGCAGCCAGAACGTGGTGTCCATCGCCGATTTCATCTCCTCGCGCTTCGGCCGCTCGCGGCGCCTGGCCGCGCTGGTGGCGATCATCGCCCTGATCGGCATCGTTCCCTACCTGGCCCTGCAGTACAAAGCGGTGGCGATGAGCCTGCAGGTGCTGACCGGCAACACCGGCCCGACCGGCTTCTTCAGCGATCCCGCACTGTATGTCGCCCTGCTGATGGCCCTGTTCGCCACGCTGTTCGGCACGCGCCAGGTGGATGCCACCGAGCATCACCACGGCATGATGCTGGCGATCGCCCTGGAATCGGTGATCAAGCTGCTGGCGATGCTCGCCGTTGGCGTATTCGCCTATGTGTGGCTGACCGACCGCACCGATGCGGTGGTCGAGTCGGTGCATACGCTGTTCACCGGATTGCCGCCGGTGGGATTCATTTCGCAGACCCTGCTCAGTTTCCTCGCCATCGTCTGCCTGCCGCGCCAGTTCCATGTCGCGGTGGTCGAATGTGGCGATGTACGCGACGTGCGCCGTGCACGCTGGATGTTCGGTGGTTACCTGGTGCTGATCTCGGCGATGGTGCTGCCCATCGCCACCGCGGGCGTCACATTGTTCGGCACCGGCGGCAGCGTCGCCGACGATGCGATGGTGCTGGCGCTGCCGCTGGCCGAGGGCCGCAACGCGCTGGCGCTGGTCGCCTATGTGGGGGGCTTCTCTGCCGCCACCGGCATGGTCATCGTCTCATCCATCGCGCTGGCCACCATGGTCAGCAATGATCTGGTGATGCCGGTGCTGCTGCGCCGCAGTGGCGATCACCAGGAAGCAGCCGACGTGGCTTCACGCGTGCTGTGGATCCGCCGCCTGGCGATCCTGCTGCTCGCGTTGATGGCGTACAGCTACTACCGCAGCAGCAGCAACGACAGCACCCTGGCGTCCTACGGCCTGATGGCGTTCGCCGCGGTAGCGCAGTTCGCACCGGGCCTGATCGGCGGCCTGTATTGGCGTGGCGCCAGCCGCCGCGGCGTGGAAACCGGCATGCTGCTCGGCTTCGCCACCTGGCTCTATACCCTGTTGCTGCCGGCGATGACCATGGCGGGATGGGTCGACGCCGGCTGGGTCCAGCAGGGCCCGTTCGGCATCGAATGGCTGCGCCCGCAGCAGCTGTTCGGCATGACCGGCTGGGATCCGCTGACCCACGGTACCTTCTGGTCGTTGCTGGTCAATGCAGCAACGATGATGCTGGTGTCCGCACGCTGGCGGCCGGGGGTGGACGAGCGACTGCGTGCTGCGCCCTTCCTCGATCCGTACGCCGAGCGCCCCTCGGTCGCCGGCGGTTGGCCGGGCCACGTGCATGTGGGCGACCTGCTGGCGCTGGCCTCGCGCGTGGTGGGCGAGCGCCATGCGCGGCGTTCGTTCTTCGAGCAGGCGCAGTCGCTGGGCCGCGAACTGCAGTCTTCCGCGCCGGCCGACCGGCCCTGGGTGCAGTTCACCGAGCGCCTGCTGGCCGCGTCGATCGGTGCCGCCTCCGCGCGCCTGCTCCTGACCAGCCTGCTGCGCGGCTCCGGCATGGACCTGGGTGAGGTGGTGGCGGTGTTGGACGAAGCCGGGCAGGAACTGCGCTTCAACCGCGAGATCCTGTCCACCACGCTGGAAAACATCAGTGCAGGTGTCAGCGTGGTCGATCCGGACATGCGCCTGACGGCGTGGAACCGCCGCTACCAGGACATGTTCGGCTACCCCGACGGCATGCTGTACGTGGGCCGCCCGGTGGCCGACCTGATCCGCTACAACGCCGAACGGGGGGAGCTGGGCGAGGGCGACATCGAGGTGCAGATCAACCGCCGCATCGGCTACATGCGCGCCGGTTCACCGCATGTGTTCGAGCGCACGCGCAGCGATGGCAAGGTGATCGAGATGCGTGGCCAGGCCCTGCCTGGCGGCGGCTACGTGACCAGCTACAACGACATCACCGATTACAAGCACGCCGAGAAGGCGCTGCTGGAAGCCAACGAAACGCTGGAACAGCGCGTCGCCGAGCGCTCCCACGAAGCTGAAGCCGCCCAGCAGTCGAAGACCCGCTTCCTGGCCGCGATCAGCCACGACGTGCTGCAGCCGCTCAATGCCGCGCGCCTGTTCGCTTCGGCGCTGCGTGACAGCGTTCATGTGAGCGACGAGCAGAAGCATCTGGCCGAGCGCGTGGATGCCTCGCTGCGCGCGGCCGAGGAGCTGCTGGATGGCCTGCTGGACGTATCGCGGCTGGATGCAGGTGGGTTGCATCCGGTCATCGGCGAGTTCGACGTCAGCGCGCTGATGCGCGAGCTGGCCGCACAGTACACGCCGGTTGCCGCCGGCCGTGGCCTGCGCCTGGATCTGTTCGCGCGCCCGGCATGGGTGCGCAGCGACCGGCGCCTGCTGCGGCGTGTGCTGCAGAACTTCCTGGCCAACGCGCTGCGCTATACACGGCAGGGCCGCATCGTGCTGGCCGTGCGCCACCGGGGCGAGGAAGTGGAACTGCAGGTGTGGGATACCGGCCCCGGCATCCCGGAGCATCACATGCGGCAGATCTTCGATGAGTTCCATCGCTACCAGCAGCCCTTCGACTGGGGCGAGCAGGGCCTGGGCCTGGGCCTGTCGATCTGCCAGCGCATCTCGCGCCTGCTGGACCATCGGCTCAACGCACGCAGCCGCGTCGGCAGCGGGTCGATGTTCTCGATCATCCTGCCGCGCGTGGCGCCTCTGCCGGGCTACACCGAGCCTGCCACGGCGGTCCAGGTGGCCGCCACGCCGGTGCGCAGCGATTCGCTGGCCGGCCTGCGCGTGCTGTGCGTGGACAATGACGAGGAAATCCTCGACGGCATGCGTGCGCTGCTGGGTCGCTGGCAGGTGCAGGTGATCACCGCCGCCACCGTCGATCAGGCGCTGGAAAAGATTGCCGAGCGCCCGCAGGTGATGCTGGTGGATTACCACCTGCATGACCGCATGGATGGCCTGGACGCGCTGGTGGCACTGCGCGAGGCGGCAGGATATCCGCTGCCCGGTGCCCTGCTCACTGCCGATGGTCGCGATGAGCTGAAGCGGATGGCGCGCGAGCGGGGTTATCGGGTGCTGACCAAGCCGATCAAGCCGGCCTCGCTGCGCGCCTTCCTCGGCGCGCTGCGCGACGCCGGCAGCAACGAAGCCTGA
- a CDS encoding S46 family peptidase produces the protein MSPRKTLPAALALGLTLAAGAHADEGMWMPTQLPELAKPLRAAGFMGDPADLANVTAPPLSAVVRAGGGTGSFVSADGLLLTNHHVAMGVIQYNSSPEHNLIDNGFIAKGRADERPANPDFRVLVTVGFDKVTDQVLANARGKTGRAYFDAVDAASKQIVAECEKNGSVRCSVANMYYGTDFYRIAQLELSDVRLVYAPPRAIGNYGDEIDNFMWPRHTGDFTLLRAYVGKDGKPAAYSKDNVPYQPPAHLKMSVEGPKEGDYAMLAGYPGITYRHRTAAEFASQVDAVLPRRVSVFQQMIDTIEVATAKDAQARTRYASQLQSLKNNRKRAAGELEGLLRSDAKAQRAADESAMLAATDRRYRSDIQALLANLSQGAAVGERDLLLEQMANQSQLLRSALLLERLRIESAKPDAQRESGYQQRDQAMIEGVLKQVQRRYAAEVEKALLTTLLTRYQQLPDAQRVAEFDAAFGRTPAQLAQALDTLYASTRLGDEAQRLSRFAAARDGKALAPDPLIAVAAPLVAAQLRIENESKTREGEQLRLRPAYMQALFAWRAKQGRAVYPDANRTLRISYGKVEALHPRDGVTYSPVTTVAGIVEKNTNVYPFDAPAPLLAAIAKGDFGSTADPALKTQTVNFLTNLDTTGGNSGSPVLNAKGELIGLNFDSNWESVSASWWFDPRYKRAVHVDMRYLRWLLAKVYPAPELLKEMGVPAQ, from the coding sequence ATGTCGCCACGCAAAACCCTTCCTGCCGCCCTGGCCCTGGGCCTCACCCTCGCTGCGGGCGCCCATGCCGATGAAGGCATGTGGATGCCGACCCAGCTGCCGGAGCTGGCCAAGCCGCTGCGCGCAGCGGGCTTCATGGGCGATCCGGCCGACCTGGCCAACGTCACCGCACCACCGCTGAGCGCCGTGGTGCGGGCCGGAGGCGGCACCGGTTCGTTCGTTTCCGCCGACGGACTGCTGTTGACCAACCACCATGTGGCGATGGGCGTGATCCAGTACAACAGTTCGCCCGAGCACAACCTGATCGACAACGGCTTCATCGCCAAGGGGCGCGCCGACGAGCGGCCGGCCAATCCGGACTTCCGTGTGCTGGTCACCGTCGGCTTCGACAAGGTGACCGATCAGGTGCTGGCCAATGCCCGTGGCAAGACCGGCCGTGCGTACTTCGATGCGGTCGATGCGGCCAGCAAGCAGATCGTGGCGGAGTGCGAGAAGAACGGCAGCGTGCGCTGCTCGGTGGCCAACATGTACTACGGCACCGATTTCTATCGCATTGCCCAGCTGGAACTGAGCGATGTGCGCCTGGTCTACGCGCCGCCGCGTGCGATCGGCAACTATGGCGACGAGATCGACAATTTCATGTGGCCGCGCCATACCGGCGATTTCACTCTGCTGCGTGCCTATGTCGGCAAGGATGGCAAGCCGGCCGCGTACAGCAAGGACAACGTGCCGTATCAGCCACCGGCGCACCTGAAGATGTCCGTTGAAGGTCCGAAGGAGGGCGATTACGCGATGCTGGCCGGTTACCCGGGCATCACCTACCGCCACCGCACCGCGGCCGAGTTCGCCAGCCAGGTCGATGCGGTGTTGCCGCGCCGGGTGTCGGTGTTCCAGCAGATGATCGACACCATCGAGGTGGCAACTGCCAAGGACGCGCAGGCGCGTACCCGTTACGCTTCGCAGCTGCAGTCGCTGAAGAACAACCGCAAGCGCGCCGCCGGTGAGCTGGAAGGCCTGCTGCGCAGCGATGCCAAGGCGCAGCGCGCTGCCGACGAGTCGGCCATGCTGGCGGCCACCGACCGCCGGTACCGGAGTGACATCCAGGCGTTGCTGGCCAATCTCTCGCAGGGTGCGGCGGTGGGTGAGCGCGACCTGCTGCTGGAGCAGATGGCCAACCAGAGCCAGCTGCTGCGCTCGGCGCTGCTGCTGGAACGCCTGCGCATCGAGTCGGCCAAGCCGGATGCACAGCGCGAAAGCGGTTACCAGCAGCGCGACCAGGCGATGATCGAGGGCGTACTCAAGCAGGTGCAGCGTCGGTATGCAGCGGAGGTCGAAAAGGCGCTGCTGACCACCCTGCTTACGCGATACCAGCAGTTGCCGGACGCGCAGCGCGTGGCCGAGTTCGATGCCGCCTTCGGCCGCACCCCGGCGCAGCTGGCGCAGGCGCTGGACACGCTTTACGCCAGCACCCGGCTGGGCGACGAGGCGCAGCGTCTCTCGCGCTTCGCCGCTGCGCGCGATGGCAAGGCCCTGGCACCCGATCCGCTGATCGCAGTGGCCGCGCCGCTGGTGGCGGCGCAGCTGCGCATCGAGAACGAGAGCAAGACCCGCGAAGGCGAGCAGCTGCGCCTGCGCCCGGCCTACATGCAGGCGCTGTTCGCCTGGCGTGCCAAGCAGGGCCGCGCGGTGTACCCGGATGCCAACCGTACCCTGCGCATCAGCTACGGCAAGGTCGAGGCACTGCACCCGCGTGACGGCGTGACCTACTCGCCGGTGACCACGGTGGCCGGTATCGTCGAGAAGAACACCAACGTCTATCCCTTCGATGCGCCGGCTCCGCTGCTGGCCGCCATCGCCAAGGGTGATTTCGGCAGCACGGCCGATCCGGCCCTGAAGACACAGACCGTCAACTTCCTGACCAACCTCGATACCACCGGCGGCAACTCGGGATCGCCCGTGCTCAATGCCAAGGGTGAACTGATTGGCCTGAACTTCGACAGCAACTGGGAATCGGTCAGTGCCAGCTGGTGGTTCGATCCGCGCTACAAGCGCGCCGTGCACGTGGACATGCGCTATCTGCGCTGGCTGCTGGCCAAGGTCTACCCGGCGCCGGAACTGTTGAAGGAAATGGGCGTTCCGGCCCAGTAA
- a CDS encoding translocation/assembly module TamB domain-containing protein produces the protein MSTPAQTPGTPPPRVRFYRRRRFWAWSGVGVLGLVLLGLLLLYWLLQTVAGRDVLLAQVVARLPVGASFTWDKVEGPVAGPLTLYNVDFRYDDIHFHAERAYLEPDLRPLLGRKLLLDRLELTNASLNLAKSEEPFKLPSWPDSLPQIEMPLAIQADAIAIDGFRVTQAGEPVIDISRVRGGVEIANGEFQARALVVDSDMGNFTAQGRYIPAKDYDTDVTVTAVLPAPRGRTAATLGLVARGNLAHMEVAVAGRAPKPLHAMLVFDGRTDPSWSATVRSDELDPALLSPALAGSAIAPLALDFSATGKGGNAQLRGTVKQGEQALELAPSVISLQDQVLKVSPLVVKGLGGEARLEGTADFSQEDQQKLDFSVIAHDLTWVPAEDPNTAGGPPVPVTLKEARFGLAGTLKAWAAIGRADVEREQQKAQLRFDVRGNDQAASIRELQAQTPGGQLQVEGQVAWAPQLDWDAKATLKDFDPGYFVPGWNGRLSGNLASKGRQLPPPANAPPGTAGTLEATVDLPSLKGVLRQRNLDAQGKFALQGEQGQGELKLAVGSSRVTASGKVGDRLDIDARFEPLQLSDLLPGADGGLRGQVQVTGPRDAPDITADLVGNNLNWDGYGAESLSIKGRLPWRGDSGTLAVQGQQVNAGMLLERLNIDAQGSVSNLRLAAQTRNELGAIDLQGSLRQQGQQWRGELASLRIAPVKGDAWALRAPAAFAINNGSYTLAEACLAAASSGALCAQANWPREGLVVRGDALPLALVQPWLPPQSGRRIYLRGELGLDAQIRPRGNAWEGHVEVRSLEGGVRLGENRNVGGDSTRGELVRYDQFSLKLDMTPASIKGYLGMGFQGNGFVDARMQTGWEASAPLNGELYLNMSRLYWLELFSPDIVRPTGLIEGHVSLRGTRGQPSLGGDAQLSNFKGEFPALGLTFDQGKGSFVAQPDGSAKITAQANSGQGTLYVDGGLSWFGDAQPLQLKIHGENVLVSNTSELRIVANPNLDFTLAKAAMELRGTVHVPEADIDLERLDRGTSVSEDVVVLDPADPEESRTSPLDMDLTVSLGDKVKMTGFGLKGALTGKMQVWAKPGREMTANGGLEVSGRYKAYGQDLTITRGNLNWNYNAVSDPRINIRAERRIGDVTAGIDVTGRAQQPRADVWSDPAMSQSEALAYLVLGRSLTGASSDQAQQVNAASAALSAGSGLLASQLGAKLGLDDAGVSQSRALGGSVIGVGKYISPKLYVGYGVSLVGAGSVITLKYLLRRGFDVEVESSTVENRGSINWRREK, from the coding sequence GTGAGCACGCCCGCACAGACCCCGGGAACACCGCCGCCGCGCGTGCGCTTCTATCGCCGCCGCCGCTTCTGGGCATGGTCCGGCGTGGGCGTGCTGGGTCTGGTCCTGCTCGGCCTGCTGCTGCTGTACTGGCTGCTGCAGACCGTGGCCGGCCGTGACGTGCTGCTGGCGCAGGTGGTCGCGCGCCTGCCGGTGGGTGCCAGCTTCACCTGGGACAAGGTGGAAGGACCGGTGGCCGGCCCGCTGACGCTCTACAACGTCGACTTCCGCTATGACGACATCCACTTCCATGCCGAGCGCGCGTACCTGGAGCCGGACCTGCGCCCGCTGCTGGGCCGCAAACTGCTGCTCGACAGGCTGGAACTGACCAATGCCTCGCTGAACCTGGCCAAGAGCGAGGAGCCGTTCAAGCTGCCGTCGTGGCCGGACTCGCTGCCGCAGATCGAGATGCCGCTGGCCATCCAGGCCGACGCCATCGCCATCGACGGTTTCCGGGTGACCCAGGCCGGTGAACCGGTGATCGACATCAGCCGCGTGCGCGGCGGGGTGGAAATCGCCAACGGCGAATTCCAGGCGCGCGCGCTGGTCGTGGACAGCGATATGGGCAACTTCACCGCCCAGGGCCGCTACATCCCGGCCAAGGACTACGACACCGACGTGACCGTCACCGCGGTGCTGCCGGCGCCGCGTGGGCGCACGGCCGCCACGCTCGGCCTGGTTGCACGGGGCAATCTGGCGCACATGGAAGTGGCCGTGGCCGGGCGCGCGCCCAAACCGCTGCATGCGATGCTGGTGTTTGACGGGCGGACCGATCCGAGCTGGAGCGCGACCGTGCGCAGCGACGAACTGGACCCGGCTCTGCTGTCGCCAGCGCTCGCGGGTTCGGCCATCGCGCCACTCGCGCTGGATTTCAGCGCCACCGGCAAGGGCGGCAACGCCCAGCTGCGCGGCACGGTGAAGCAGGGCGAGCAGGCGCTGGAGCTGGCGCCCTCGGTCATCTCGCTGCAGGACCAGGTGCTGAAGGTCTCGCCGCTGGTGGTGAAGGGACTGGGGGGCGAGGCACGCCTGGAAGGTACCGCTGATTTCAGCCAGGAAGACCAGCAGAAACTCGATTTCTCGGTCATCGCCCATGATCTGACCTGGGTGCCGGCGGAGGATCCGAACACCGCCGGTGGTCCGCCCGTACCGGTGACACTGAAGGAAGCCCGCTTCGGCCTGGCAGGGACGCTGAAGGCATGGGCTGCGATCGGTCGTGCCGACGTGGAGCGTGAGCAGCAGAAGGCGCAGCTGCGTTTCGACGTGCGCGGCAACGACCAGGCGGCCTCGATCCGCGAGCTGCAGGCGCAGACGCCCGGCGGGCAGTTGCAGGTGGAGGGCCAGGTGGCATGGGCACCGCAGCTGGACTGGGATGCCAAGGCCACATTGAAGGACTTCGATCCGGGCTATTTCGTGCCTGGATGGAATGGCCGGCTGTCGGGCAATTTGGCGTCCAAGGGCCGCCAGCTGCCGCCGCCGGCAAATGCCCCGCCGGGTACTGCCGGCACGCTGGAAGCCACGGTCGATCTGCCGTCGCTGAAGGGCGTGCTGCGTCAGCGCAACCTCGATGCGCAGGGCAAGTTCGCGCTGCAGGGCGAACAGGGCCAGGGCGAGCTGAAGCTGGCCGTCGGCAGCAGCCGGGTCACCGCCTCGGGCAAGGTGGGCGACCGCCTGGACATCGACGCACGTTTCGAACCGCTGCAGCTGAGCGACCTGCTGCCTGGCGCCGATGGCGGCCTGCGCGGGCAGGTACAGGTGACCGGCCCGCGTGACGCACCGGACATCACCGCGGACCTGGTCGGCAACAACCTCAACTGGGATGGCTATGGCGCCGAGAGCCTGAGCATCAAGGGGCGGCTGCCGTGGCGTGGCGACAGCGGCACGCTGGCCGTGCAGGGACAGCAGGTCAACGCGGGCATGCTGCTGGAACGGTTGAACATCGATGCGCAGGGCAGCGTGTCGAACCTGCGCCTGGCGGCACAGACCCGCAACGAACTGGGCGCGATCGACCTGCAGGGCAGCCTGCGCCAGCAGGGCCAGCAATGGCGGGGCGAACTGGCTTCGCTGCGTATCGCACCGGTGAAGGGCGATGCCTGGGCGCTGCGCGCGCCGGCCGCCTTCGCCATCAACAATGGCAGCTACACGCTGGCCGAGGCCTGCCTGGCTGCCGCCAGCAGCGGGGCGCTCTGTGCGCAGGCGAACTGGCCGCGCGAGGGCCTGGTGGTGCGCGGCGATGCGTTGCCGCTGGCACTGGTGCAGCCGTGGCTGCCGCCGCAGTCCGGACGTCGCATCTACCTGCGCGGCGAGCTCGGTCTGGATGCGCAGATCCGGCCGCGCGGCAATGCGTGGGAAGGACACGTCGAAGTGCGTTCGCTGGAGGGCGGGGTGCGCCTGGGCGAGAACCGCAACGTCGGTGGCGACAGCACCCGGGGCGAACTGGTGCGTTATGACCAGTTCTCGCTGAAGCTGGACATGACCCCGGCCAGCATCAAGGGCTATCTGGGCATGGGCTTCCAGGGCAACGGCTTCGTCGATGCCAGGATGCAGACCGGCTGGGAAGCCAGCGCGCCGTTGAACGGTGAGCTCTACCTCAACATGTCGCGGCTGTACTGGCTGGAGTTGTTCTCGCCGGACATCGTGCGCCCGACCGGCCTGATCGAGGGCCACGTCAGCCTGCGCGGTACCCGTGGCCAGCCGTCGCTGGGCGGCGACGCGCAGCTGAGCAATTTCAAGGGCGAATTCCCCGCGCTGGGGCTGACGTTCGACCAGGGCAAGGGCAGCTTCGTCGCCCAGCCCGACGGCTCGGCCAAGATCACCGCGCAGGCCAACTCGGGCCAGGGCACGCTGTATGTCGATGGCGGCCTGTCCTGGTTCGGTGATGCGCAGCCGCTGCAGCTGAAGATCCACGGCGAGAACGTGCTGGTGTCCAATACCAGCGAACTGCGCATCGTCGCCAACCCCAATCTGGACTTCACCCTGGCCAAGGCTGCGATGGAGCTGCGTGGCACCGTGCATGTGCCGGAGGCGGACATCGATCTTGAGCGGCTGGACCGAGGGACGTCGGTTTCCGAGGATGTGGTGGTGCTGGACCCGGCCGATCCGGAGGAATCGCGCACCTCGCCGCTGGACATGGACCTGACCGTCAGCCTGGGCGACAAGGTGAAGATGACCGGCTTCGGCCTGAAGGGCGCGCTGACCGGCAAGATGCAGGTCTGGGCCAAGCCTGGTCGCGAGATGACCGCCAATGGCGGGCTGGAGGTCAGTGGCCGCTACAAGGCCTATGGCCAGGACCTGACCATCACCCGCGGCAACCTCAACTGGAACTACAACGCCGTATCCGACCCGCGCATCAACATCCGCGCCGAGCGCCGGATCGGTGATGTCACCGCTGGCATCGACGTGACCGGCCGTGCACAGCAGCCGCGTGCGGACGTGTGGTCCGACCCGGCGATGTCGCAGTCCGAAGCGCTGGCCTACCTGGTGCTGGGCCGCAGCCTCACCGGTGCCAGCAGCGACCAGGCCCAGCAGGTCAATGCAGCCTCGGCCGCACTGTCGGCCGGCAGCGGCCTGCTGGCATCGCAGCTGGGGGCCAAGCTGGGCCTGGACGATGCGGGCGTGAGCCAGTCGCGCGCGCTGGGCGGATCGGTGATCGGCGTGGGCAAGTACATCTCGCCCAAGCTGTATGTGGGCTATGGCGTATCGCTGGTCGGCGCCGGTTCGGTGATCACCCTGAAGTATCTGCTGCGCCGCGGTTTCGACGTGGAAGTGGAGTCGAGCACGGTGGAAAACCGCGGCTCGATCAACTGGCGGCGGGAGAAGTAA